A single genomic interval of Juglans regia cultivar Chandler chromosome 1, Walnut 2.0, whole genome shotgun sequence harbors:
- the LOC108996221 gene encoding phosphatidylinositol 4-kinase beta 1-like isoform X1: MVRLLGLTRGQSDELPREITSRINRASDTGENGWLIRFFDSAFFCEWIAVSYLYKHDHSGVRDYLCNRMYTLPLPGIESYLFQICYMMVHKPSPSLDKFVIDMCSKSLKIALKVHWFLMAEIEDSDDNEGINRIQEKCQIAATLMGEWLPLKQPQTVPSSPGSKNLVFNKLLSSKQRLLSLTSSPPFQKSLSFSPSPANNLQQDVSQLPSEENNILKKFIPSPKLLFRKSTEKDDDGSEKDGFFKRLLRDNRGDDESGSKVRDMFLFRKSMEKDDDDSEKDGFFKRLLRDSRGEDEELTASSESLFKRLFRDSKSGSEDKSVEDDEKEGFFRKLFKEKFDNKKDGNERKEDEDIIDSEAKCSKSVEDDEKEGFFRKLFKDKSDDKKNEDIVNFGEKSSKSVEDDEKEGFFRKFFKDKFEDKKDANDKTDEGCANCEEEEASDFSLLRRVFRVHPEDSKITVANENNNGGSLLESSPGTESFFRKLFRDRDRSVEDSELFGSKKHKEKYPGSPKQRSEKSNAKPPLPSDTASQFRKGAYHESLDFVQSLCETSYGLVDVFPVEDRKSALCESLAEINLHVAQAQNNGGVCFPMGKGMYRVVHIPEDEAVLLNSREKAPYLICVEVLKSETPSTTKDAYGAQKLSRGGIPLANGDALLPKPPPWACPLWTAQEVYRNSNDRMSSSTAQAIDQAMTHTSEAKMNIVNVSLSVEKQFPSHTESIEHSSIHCGSLLSAPASGGVMSCNFQGGECLNHTSRAAHICDLEWVRVVLTVDSGVRMEDIEDQGPPHRKEHRRVPSTVAIEAVKAAAAKGEAPPGLPLKGAGQDSTDAQSRVNGGSPKASDALSGELWEVKKERIRRDSVYGNLPGWDLRSVIVKSGDDCRQEHLAVQLISHFYDIFQEAGLPLWLRPYEVLVTSSYTALIETIPDTASLHSIKSRYPDVLSLQEFFIAKYEENSPSFKLAQRNFVESMAGYSLVCYLLQVKDRHNGNLLLDEEGHIIHIDFGFMLSNSPGGVNFESAPFKLTRELLEVMDSDAEGVPSEFFDYFKVLCIQGFLTCRKHAERIILLVEMLQDSDFPCFKGGPRTIQNLRKRFHLSLTEEQCVSVVLSLISSSLDAWRTRQYDYYQRVLNGIL; the protein is encoded by the exons ATGGTGCGGCTTCTTGGACTGACTCGCGGGCAATCGGATGAGTTGCCTCGCGAGATCACCTCGCGGATCAACCGGGCGAGTGATACCGGTGAGAATGGGTGGCTCATTCGTTTCTTCGACTCTGCGTTCTTCTGTGAGTGGATCGCCGTCAGCTATTTGTACAAGCATGATCACTCTGGGGTACGGGACTACCTCTGTAATCGAATGTACACTCTACCCTTACCGGGTATTGAGAGCTATTTGTTTCAGATTTGTTACATGATGGTCCACAAGCCGAGCCCTTCTTTGGATAAGTTTGTCATTGATATGTGCTCAAAATCGCTGAAGATAGCTCTGAAGGTGCATTGGTTTCTAATGGCTGAGATTGAGGATTCAGATGATAATGAAGGGATTAACAGGATTCAAGAGAAGTGCCAAATCGCAGCGACTTTGATGGGTGAGTGGCTTCCTTTGAAACAGCCTCAAACTGTGCCGTCGAGCCCTGGTAGCAAGAACCTGGTTTTTAATAAGCTACTATCATCAAAACAGCGGCTGTTGTCACTTACATCTTCACCGCCATTCCAGAAGTCTTTGTCATTCTCGCCTTCTCCAGCAAACAATTTGCAGCAGGATGTTAGCCAGTTACCTTCTGAGGAGAACAACATCTTAAAGAAATTTATTCCAAGTCCAAAGTTGCTATTTAGGAAGTCAACAGAGAAAGATGATGATGGCTCGGAGAAGGATGGGTTCTTTAAGAGGCTTTTGAGGGACAATAGAGGTGATGATGAGTCAGGTTCAAAGGTTCGAGATATGTTTCTTTTCAGGAAGTCAATGgagaaagatgatgatgattctGAAAAGGATGGGTTCTTTAAGAGGCTTTTGAGGGACAGTAGAGGTGAGGATGAGGAATTGACGGCAAGCTCAGAGAGTCTTTTTAAGAGGTTATTTCGTGATAGCAAGAGTGGGTCTGAGGATAAATCAgtggaagatgatgaaaaagaaGGTTTCTTTCGTAAGCTTTTCAAAGAAAAGTTTGACAACAAGAAGGATGGGAATGAAAGGaaggaagatgaagatattATCGACTCTGAAGCAAAATGTTCCAAATCtgttgaagatgatgaaaaagagGGGTTCTTTCGGAAATTATTTAAAGATAAATCTGAtgacaagaaaaatgaagatattgTTAACTTTGGAGAGAAAAGTTCCAAATCtgtagaagatgatgaaaaggAGGGGTTCTTCCGGAAATTCTTCAAAGATAAGTTTGAGGACAAGAAAGATGCAAATGATAAAACTGATGAGGGGTGCGCCAAttgtgaggaagaagaagcttctGACTTTTCATTGTTACGCAGAGTGTTTCGTGTGCACCCTGAAGATTCCAAAATTACCGTTgctaatgaaaacaacaatgGTGGTAGCTTGCTTGAAAGTAGTCCGGGAACTGAGAGTTTTTTCCGCAAATTGTTTAGGGATCGTGACCGTTCAGTGGAAGACTCGGAGCTGTTTGGTTCAAAGAAGCACAAAGAG AAGTATCCTGGTTCACCAAAGCAACGGAGTGAAAAGTCAAATGCAAAGCCCCCACTTCCAAGTGACACTGCATCCCAGTTTCGAAAAGGGGCATATCATGAGTCATTGGACTTCGTGCAGTCATTATGTGAAACATCATATGGCTTGGTTGATGTATTTCCAGTTGAAGATCGCAAAAGTGCTCTTTGTGAg TCTCTCGCAGAGATCAATTTGCATGTGGCTCAAGCTCAAAATAATGGAg GAGTTTGCTTCCCAATGGGAAAAGGGATGTATCGTGTGGTTCATATACCTGAAGATGAAGCCGTTCTTTTGAATTCGAGGGAAAAGGCACCCTATCTGATCTGTGTCGAAGTTTTGAAAAGTGAAACACCAAG CACTACAAAGGATGCGTACGGTGCACAAAAGCTTTCTAGAGGAGGAATTCCTCTGGCAAATGGAGATGCATTATTGCCAAAGCCCCCTCCTTGGGCTTGTCCACTGTGGACTGCCCAGGAGGTTTATCGTAATAGTAATGATCGAATgtcaagttcaactgctcaagcAATTGACCAGGCAATGACACACACTTCAGAGGCAAAAATGAATATTGTCAATGTGAGTCTTTCCGTAGAGAAGCAATTTCCCAGCCATACTGAGAGTATTGAGCACAGTAGCATCCATTGTGGTAGTCTGCTGTCTGCTCCAGCTTCTGGCGGTGTTATGTCCTGCAATTTTCAAGGTGGCGAATGTTTGAACCACACGTCAAGAGCAGCACATATTTGTGATTTGGAGTGGGTACGGGTAGTTCTGACAGTAGATTCAGGGGTTAGAATGGAAGACATTGAGGATCAAGGCCCACCACATCGGAAGGAACACCGCCGTGTTCCAAGTACAGTAGCTATAGAAGCAGTAAAG GCCGCTGCTGCAAAGGGAGAAGCACCTCCTGGGCTCCCTCTGAAGGGCGCTGGTCAAGATTCAACAGATGCACAATCAAGG GTCAATGGTGGTTCACCCAAGGCCAGTGATGCCTTATCTGGTGAACTTTGGGAGGTAAAGAAAGAAAGGATACGCAGAGATTCGGTGTATGGAAATTTACCTGGTTGGGATTTGCGCTCT GTTATTGTGAAGAGTGGTGATGATTGCAGGCAAGAACATCTTGCCGTGCAACTTATCTCTCACTTTTATG ATATATTCCAAGAAGCTGGTCTCCCTCTCTGGTTGAGGCCTTATGAAGTTCTTGTTACTTCTTCATACACAGCTCTGATTGAAACAATTCCAGATACA gcTTCACTTCATTCTATAAAAAGTAGATATCCCGACGTTTTAAGTTTACAGGAGTTTTTCATTGCTAAGTATGAAGAAAACTCCCCAAGTTTTAAGCTTGCTCAG AGAAATTTTGTTGAAAGTATGGCTGGATATTCTCTTGTATGCTACCTTCTGCAG GTGAAGGATCGGCACAATGGGAACCTCTTATTGGATGAAGAAGGTCATATCATACATATTGACTTTGGCTTCATGCTTTCCAATTCACCTGGTGGCGTCAATTTTGAGAGTGCACCTTTCAAATTAACCCGTGAACTTCTTGAG GTCATGGATTCTGATGCTGAGGGAGTTCCAAGCGAGTTCTTTGATTATTTTAAG GTTTTGTGCATTCAAGGCTTCCTTACATGTCGTAAGCATGCTGAGCGCATTATTCTTCTTGTGGAGATGTTGCAG
- the LOC108996221 gene encoding phosphatidylinositol 4-kinase beta 1-like isoform X2 — protein MVRLLGLTRGQSDELPREITSRINRASDTGENGWLIRFFDSAFFCEWIAVSYLYKHDHSGVRDYLCNRMYTLPLPGIESYLFQICYMMVHKPSPSLDKFVIDMCSKSLKIALKVHWFLMAEIEDSDDNEGINRIQEKCQIAATLMGEWLPLKQPQTVPSSPGSKNLVFNKLLSSKQRLLSLTSSPPFQKSLSFSPSPANNLQQDVSQLPSEENNILKKFIPSPKLLFRKSTEKDDDGSEKDGFFKRLLRDNRGDDESGSKVRDMFLFRKSMEKDDDDSEKDGFFKRLLRDSRGEDEELTASSESLFKRLFRDSKSGSEDKSVEDDEKEGFFRKLFKEKFDNKKDGNERKEDEDIIDSEAKCSKSVEDDEKEGFFRKLFKDKSDDKKNEDIVNFGEKSSKSVEDDEKEGFFRKFFKDKFEDKKDANDKTDEGCANCEEEEASDFSLLRRVFRVHPEDSKITVANENNNGGSLLESSPGTESFFRKLFRDRDRSVEDSELFGSKKHKEKYPGSPKQRSEKSNAKPPLPSDTASQFRKGAYHESLDFVQSLCETSYGLVDVFPVEDRKSALCESLAEINLHVAQAQNNGGVCFPMGKGMYRVVHIPEDEAVLLNSREKAPYLICVEVLKSETPSTTKDAYGAQKLSRGGIPLANGDALLPKPPPWACPLWTAQEVYRNSNDRMSSSTAQAIDQAMTHTSEAKMNIVNVSLSVEKQFPSHTESIEHSSIHCGSLLSAPASGGVMSCNFQGGECLNHTSRAAHICDLEWVRVVLTVDSGVRMEDIEDQGPPHRKEHRRVPSTVAIEAVKAAAAKGEAPPGLPLKGAGQDSTDAQSRVNGGSPKASDALSGELWEVKKERIRRDSVYGNLPGWDLRSVIVKSGDDCRQEHLAVQLISHFYDIFQEAGLPLWLRPYEVLVTSSYTALIETIPDTASLHSIKSRYPDVLSLQEFFIAKYEENSPSFKLAQVKDRHNGNLLLDEEGHIIHIDFGFMLSNSPGGVNFESAPFKLTRELLEVMDSDAEGVPSEFFDYFKVLCIQGFLTCRKHAERIILLVEMLQDSDFPCFKGGPRTIQNLRKRFHLSLTEEQCVSVVLSLISSSLDAWRTRQYDYYQRVLNGIL, from the exons ATGGTGCGGCTTCTTGGACTGACTCGCGGGCAATCGGATGAGTTGCCTCGCGAGATCACCTCGCGGATCAACCGGGCGAGTGATACCGGTGAGAATGGGTGGCTCATTCGTTTCTTCGACTCTGCGTTCTTCTGTGAGTGGATCGCCGTCAGCTATTTGTACAAGCATGATCACTCTGGGGTACGGGACTACCTCTGTAATCGAATGTACACTCTACCCTTACCGGGTATTGAGAGCTATTTGTTTCAGATTTGTTACATGATGGTCCACAAGCCGAGCCCTTCTTTGGATAAGTTTGTCATTGATATGTGCTCAAAATCGCTGAAGATAGCTCTGAAGGTGCATTGGTTTCTAATGGCTGAGATTGAGGATTCAGATGATAATGAAGGGATTAACAGGATTCAAGAGAAGTGCCAAATCGCAGCGACTTTGATGGGTGAGTGGCTTCCTTTGAAACAGCCTCAAACTGTGCCGTCGAGCCCTGGTAGCAAGAACCTGGTTTTTAATAAGCTACTATCATCAAAACAGCGGCTGTTGTCACTTACATCTTCACCGCCATTCCAGAAGTCTTTGTCATTCTCGCCTTCTCCAGCAAACAATTTGCAGCAGGATGTTAGCCAGTTACCTTCTGAGGAGAACAACATCTTAAAGAAATTTATTCCAAGTCCAAAGTTGCTATTTAGGAAGTCAACAGAGAAAGATGATGATGGCTCGGAGAAGGATGGGTTCTTTAAGAGGCTTTTGAGGGACAATAGAGGTGATGATGAGTCAGGTTCAAAGGTTCGAGATATGTTTCTTTTCAGGAAGTCAATGgagaaagatgatgatgattctGAAAAGGATGGGTTCTTTAAGAGGCTTTTGAGGGACAGTAGAGGTGAGGATGAGGAATTGACGGCAAGCTCAGAGAGTCTTTTTAAGAGGTTATTTCGTGATAGCAAGAGTGGGTCTGAGGATAAATCAgtggaagatgatgaaaaagaaGGTTTCTTTCGTAAGCTTTTCAAAGAAAAGTTTGACAACAAGAAGGATGGGAATGAAAGGaaggaagatgaagatattATCGACTCTGAAGCAAAATGTTCCAAATCtgttgaagatgatgaaaaagagGGGTTCTTTCGGAAATTATTTAAAGATAAATCTGAtgacaagaaaaatgaagatattgTTAACTTTGGAGAGAAAAGTTCCAAATCtgtagaagatgatgaaaaggAGGGGTTCTTCCGGAAATTCTTCAAAGATAAGTTTGAGGACAAGAAAGATGCAAATGATAAAACTGATGAGGGGTGCGCCAAttgtgaggaagaagaagcttctGACTTTTCATTGTTACGCAGAGTGTTTCGTGTGCACCCTGAAGATTCCAAAATTACCGTTgctaatgaaaacaacaatgGTGGTAGCTTGCTTGAAAGTAGTCCGGGAACTGAGAGTTTTTTCCGCAAATTGTTTAGGGATCGTGACCGTTCAGTGGAAGACTCGGAGCTGTTTGGTTCAAAGAAGCACAAAGAG AAGTATCCTGGTTCACCAAAGCAACGGAGTGAAAAGTCAAATGCAAAGCCCCCACTTCCAAGTGACACTGCATCCCAGTTTCGAAAAGGGGCATATCATGAGTCATTGGACTTCGTGCAGTCATTATGTGAAACATCATATGGCTTGGTTGATGTATTTCCAGTTGAAGATCGCAAAAGTGCTCTTTGTGAg TCTCTCGCAGAGATCAATTTGCATGTGGCTCAAGCTCAAAATAATGGAg GAGTTTGCTTCCCAATGGGAAAAGGGATGTATCGTGTGGTTCATATACCTGAAGATGAAGCCGTTCTTTTGAATTCGAGGGAAAAGGCACCCTATCTGATCTGTGTCGAAGTTTTGAAAAGTGAAACACCAAG CACTACAAAGGATGCGTACGGTGCACAAAAGCTTTCTAGAGGAGGAATTCCTCTGGCAAATGGAGATGCATTATTGCCAAAGCCCCCTCCTTGGGCTTGTCCACTGTGGACTGCCCAGGAGGTTTATCGTAATAGTAATGATCGAATgtcaagttcaactgctcaagcAATTGACCAGGCAATGACACACACTTCAGAGGCAAAAATGAATATTGTCAATGTGAGTCTTTCCGTAGAGAAGCAATTTCCCAGCCATACTGAGAGTATTGAGCACAGTAGCATCCATTGTGGTAGTCTGCTGTCTGCTCCAGCTTCTGGCGGTGTTATGTCCTGCAATTTTCAAGGTGGCGAATGTTTGAACCACACGTCAAGAGCAGCACATATTTGTGATTTGGAGTGGGTACGGGTAGTTCTGACAGTAGATTCAGGGGTTAGAATGGAAGACATTGAGGATCAAGGCCCACCACATCGGAAGGAACACCGCCGTGTTCCAAGTACAGTAGCTATAGAAGCAGTAAAG GCCGCTGCTGCAAAGGGAGAAGCACCTCCTGGGCTCCCTCTGAAGGGCGCTGGTCAAGATTCAACAGATGCACAATCAAGG GTCAATGGTGGTTCACCCAAGGCCAGTGATGCCTTATCTGGTGAACTTTGGGAGGTAAAGAAAGAAAGGATACGCAGAGATTCGGTGTATGGAAATTTACCTGGTTGGGATTTGCGCTCT GTTATTGTGAAGAGTGGTGATGATTGCAGGCAAGAACATCTTGCCGTGCAACTTATCTCTCACTTTTATG ATATATTCCAAGAAGCTGGTCTCCCTCTCTGGTTGAGGCCTTATGAAGTTCTTGTTACTTCTTCATACACAGCTCTGATTGAAACAATTCCAGATACA gcTTCACTTCATTCTATAAAAAGTAGATATCCCGACGTTTTAAGTTTACAGGAGTTTTTCATTGCTAAGTATGAAGAAAACTCCCCAAGTTTTAAGCTTGCTCAG GTGAAGGATCGGCACAATGGGAACCTCTTATTGGATGAAGAAGGTCATATCATACATATTGACTTTGGCTTCATGCTTTCCAATTCACCTGGTGGCGTCAATTTTGAGAGTGCACCTTTCAAATTAACCCGTGAACTTCTTGAG GTCATGGATTCTGATGCTGAGGGAGTTCCAAGCGAGTTCTTTGATTATTTTAAG GTTTTGTGCATTCAAGGCTTCCTTACATGTCGTAAGCATGCTGAGCGCATTATTCTTCTTGTGGAGATGTTGCAG
- the LOC108996221 gene encoding phosphatidylinositol 4-kinase beta 1-like isoform X3, giving the protein MVRLLGLTRGQSDELPREITSRINRASDTGENGWLIRFFDSAFFCEWIAVSYLYKHDHSGVRDYLCNRMYTLPLPGIESYLFQICYMMVHKPSPSLDKFVIDMCSKSLKIALKVHWFLMAEIEDSDDNEGINRIQEKCQIAATLMGEWLPLKQPQTVPSSPGSKNLVFNKLLSSKQRLLSLTSSPPFQKSLSFSPSPANNLQQDVSQLPSEENNILKKFIPSPKLLFRKSTEKDDDGSEKDGFFKRLLRDNRGDDESGSKVRDMFLFRKSMEKDDDDSEKDGFFKRLLRDSRGEDEELTASSESLFKRLFRDSKSGSEDKSVEDDEKEGFFRKLFKEKFDNKKDGNERKEDEDIIDSEAKCSKSVEDDEKEGFFRKLFKDKSDDKKNEDIVNFGEKSSKSVEDDEKEGFFRKFFKDKFEDKKDANDKTDEGCANCEEEEASDFSLLRRVFRVHPEDSKITVANENNNGGSLLESSPGTESFFRKLFRDRDRSVEDSELFGSKKHKEKYPGSPKQRSEKSNAKPPLPSDTASQFRKGAYHESLDFVQSLCETSYGLVDVFPVEDRKSALCESLAEINLHVAQAQNNGGVCFPMGKGMYRVVHIPEDEAVLLNSREKAPYLICVEVLKSETPSTTKDAYGAQKLSRGGIPLANGDALLPKPPPWACPLWTAQEVYRNSNDRMSSSTAQAIDQAMTHTSEAKMNIVNVSLSVEKQFPSHTESIEHSSIHCGSLLSAPASGGVMSCNFQGGECLNHTSRAAHICDLEWVRVVLTVDSGVRMEDIEDQGPPHRKEHRRVPSTVAIEAVKAAAAKGEAPPGLPLKGAGQDSTDAQSRVNGGSPKASDALSGELWEVKKERIRRDSVYGNLPGWDLRSVIVKSGDDCRQEHLAVQLISHFYGCLGYIGSC; this is encoded by the exons ATGGTGCGGCTTCTTGGACTGACTCGCGGGCAATCGGATGAGTTGCCTCGCGAGATCACCTCGCGGATCAACCGGGCGAGTGATACCGGTGAGAATGGGTGGCTCATTCGTTTCTTCGACTCTGCGTTCTTCTGTGAGTGGATCGCCGTCAGCTATTTGTACAAGCATGATCACTCTGGGGTACGGGACTACCTCTGTAATCGAATGTACACTCTACCCTTACCGGGTATTGAGAGCTATTTGTTTCAGATTTGTTACATGATGGTCCACAAGCCGAGCCCTTCTTTGGATAAGTTTGTCATTGATATGTGCTCAAAATCGCTGAAGATAGCTCTGAAGGTGCATTGGTTTCTAATGGCTGAGATTGAGGATTCAGATGATAATGAAGGGATTAACAGGATTCAAGAGAAGTGCCAAATCGCAGCGACTTTGATGGGTGAGTGGCTTCCTTTGAAACAGCCTCAAACTGTGCCGTCGAGCCCTGGTAGCAAGAACCTGGTTTTTAATAAGCTACTATCATCAAAACAGCGGCTGTTGTCACTTACATCTTCACCGCCATTCCAGAAGTCTTTGTCATTCTCGCCTTCTCCAGCAAACAATTTGCAGCAGGATGTTAGCCAGTTACCTTCTGAGGAGAACAACATCTTAAAGAAATTTATTCCAAGTCCAAAGTTGCTATTTAGGAAGTCAACAGAGAAAGATGATGATGGCTCGGAGAAGGATGGGTTCTTTAAGAGGCTTTTGAGGGACAATAGAGGTGATGATGAGTCAGGTTCAAAGGTTCGAGATATGTTTCTTTTCAGGAAGTCAATGgagaaagatgatgatgattctGAAAAGGATGGGTTCTTTAAGAGGCTTTTGAGGGACAGTAGAGGTGAGGATGAGGAATTGACGGCAAGCTCAGAGAGTCTTTTTAAGAGGTTATTTCGTGATAGCAAGAGTGGGTCTGAGGATAAATCAgtggaagatgatgaaaaagaaGGTTTCTTTCGTAAGCTTTTCAAAGAAAAGTTTGACAACAAGAAGGATGGGAATGAAAGGaaggaagatgaagatattATCGACTCTGAAGCAAAATGTTCCAAATCtgttgaagatgatgaaaaagagGGGTTCTTTCGGAAATTATTTAAAGATAAATCTGAtgacaagaaaaatgaagatattgTTAACTTTGGAGAGAAAAGTTCCAAATCtgtagaagatgatgaaaaggAGGGGTTCTTCCGGAAATTCTTCAAAGATAAGTTTGAGGACAAGAAAGATGCAAATGATAAAACTGATGAGGGGTGCGCCAAttgtgaggaagaagaagcttctGACTTTTCATTGTTACGCAGAGTGTTTCGTGTGCACCCTGAAGATTCCAAAATTACCGTTgctaatgaaaacaacaatgGTGGTAGCTTGCTTGAAAGTAGTCCGGGAACTGAGAGTTTTTTCCGCAAATTGTTTAGGGATCGTGACCGTTCAGTGGAAGACTCGGAGCTGTTTGGTTCAAAGAAGCACAAAGAG AAGTATCCTGGTTCACCAAAGCAACGGAGTGAAAAGTCAAATGCAAAGCCCCCACTTCCAAGTGACACTGCATCCCAGTTTCGAAAAGGGGCATATCATGAGTCATTGGACTTCGTGCAGTCATTATGTGAAACATCATATGGCTTGGTTGATGTATTTCCAGTTGAAGATCGCAAAAGTGCTCTTTGTGAg TCTCTCGCAGAGATCAATTTGCATGTGGCTCAAGCTCAAAATAATGGAg GAGTTTGCTTCCCAATGGGAAAAGGGATGTATCGTGTGGTTCATATACCTGAAGATGAAGCCGTTCTTTTGAATTCGAGGGAAAAGGCACCCTATCTGATCTGTGTCGAAGTTTTGAAAAGTGAAACACCAAG CACTACAAAGGATGCGTACGGTGCACAAAAGCTTTCTAGAGGAGGAATTCCTCTGGCAAATGGAGATGCATTATTGCCAAAGCCCCCTCCTTGGGCTTGTCCACTGTGGACTGCCCAGGAGGTTTATCGTAATAGTAATGATCGAATgtcaagttcaactgctcaagcAATTGACCAGGCAATGACACACACTTCAGAGGCAAAAATGAATATTGTCAATGTGAGTCTTTCCGTAGAGAAGCAATTTCCCAGCCATACTGAGAGTATTGAGCACAGTAGCATCCATTGTGGTAGTCTGCTGTCTGCTCCAGCTTCTGGCGGTGTTATGTCCTGCAATTTTCAAGGTGGCGAATGTTTGAACCACACGTCAAGAGCAGCACATATTTGTGATTTGGAGTGGGTACGGGTAGTTCTGACAGTAGATTCAGGGGTTAGAATGGAAGACATTGAGGATCAAGGCCCACCACATCGGAAGGAACACCGCCGTGTTCCAAGTACAGTAGCTATAGAAGCAGTAAAG GCCGCTGCTGCAAAGGGAGAAGCACCTCCTGGGCTCCCTCTGAAGGGCGCTGGTCAAGATTCAACAGATGCACAATCAAGG GTCAATGGTGGTTCACCCAAGGCCAGTGATGCCTTATCTGGTGAACTTTGGGAGGTAAAGAAAGAAAGGATACGCAGAGATTCGGTGTATGGAAATTTACCTGGTTGGGATTTGCGCTCT GTTATTGTGAAGAGTGGTGATGATTGCAGGCAAGAACATCTTGCCGTGCAACTTATCTCTCACTTTTATG GATGTTTGGGTTACATTGGGTCATGCTAA
- the LOC108996197 gene encoding probable indole-3-pyruvate monooxygenase YUCCA10, translating into METVAVLIVGAGPSGLAISACLTLHSIPFIILEREDCYASLWKKRTYDRLSLHLAKEFCHLPFAKHPRTAKTYISKDAFLRYIDDYVSHFKINPRYHRSVESAELDKVQGKWRIEAHNTIDEKMEVYFANFLVVASGENSEGYIPDIPGLDGFQGEIVHSSHYKSGLKYQNKDVLVVGCGNSGMEIAYDLSNYHARTSIVVRSPFHVLTKGMVHLGMSLLKWFSVDTVDKVTLLLARFIYGNLSKYGIHQPKLGPFFQKILTGRSPVIDVGTVKKIKSGEIKVLPEISRINGNNVVFDDSKEIKFDAIVFATGYKSTVTRWLKDYKYIMNEDGMPKESFPSHWKGENGLHCAGFSRRGLSGITTDAMAIADDINKVYTSKK; encoded by the exons ATGGAAACTGTCGCAGTACTGATCGTAGGAGCCGGGCCTTCTGGCCTCGCAATTTCAGCTTGCTTAACCCTTCACTCCATACCCTTTAtcattcttgagagagaagatTGTTACGCTTCTCTTTGGAAGAAGAGAACCTATGATCGCTTAAGTCTCCATTTGGCCAAAGAATTTTGCCACTTACCTTTTGCGAAACACCCCAGAACAGCAAAAACTTATATCTCGAAGGATGCTTTTCTTCGATACATAGATGATTACGTCTCCCATTTCAAAATTAACCCTCGCTACCACCGCTCTGTTGAATCTGCCGAGCTTGACAAAGTTCAAGGGAAATGGCGGATTGAGGCTCACAACACCATAGATGAGAAGATGGAAGTTTATTTTGCGAATTTCTTGGTGGTTGCGTCTGGTGAGAATAGTGAGGGTTACATTCCTGATATACCCGGTTTGGATGGCTTTCAAGGAGAGATAGTACATTCCAGCCATTACAAATCGGGTTTGAAATATCAAAACAAGGACGTTTTGGTTGTTGGATGTGGTAACTCAGGAATGGAGATTGCTTATGATCTCTCCAATTACCATGCCCGAACATCCATTGTAGTTCGAAGTCCT TTTCACGTGCTCACCAAAGGAATGGTACATCTAGGAATGTCTCTACTGAAATGGTTTTCAGTTGACACGGTGGATAAAGTGACCTTGTTGCTAGCAAGATTCATATATGGCAACCTATCCAAGTATGGGATTCATCAACCAAAATTAGGCCCAttctttcaaaaaatcttaACTGGAAGATCTCCTGTCATCGATGTTGGGACTGTCAAAAAGATCAAATCAGGAGAGATAAAG GTTCTCCCGGAGATCTCGAGAATTAATGGAAACAATGTGGTGTTCGATGATAGCAAGGAAATAAAGTTTGATGCGATAGTTTTCGCGACTGGTTATAAAAGCACGGTTACTCGTTGGCTTAag gattataaatatattatgaatgAGGATGGAATGCCAAAAGAGAGTTTCCCATCTCACTGGAAGGGAGAGAATGGCCTACATTGTGCTGGTTTTTCAAGGAGAGGACTTTCTGGAATAACTACGGATGCAATGGCTATAGCCGACGATATTAACAAGGTTTATACCAGCAAAAAGTAG